CGCCCTGGTCGCTCCACTCAAGGTCGCGGTCTACGGGAGCTGCGAAGAGGATAAAGAGGCGGGCCGTGTCAGCGCCATACTTCTCAATGATTTCCTCCGGGGAAACCACATTGCCCTTGGACTTGCTCATCTTGGAGCCGTCCTTGATGACCATGCCCTGGGTCAGCAGGTTGTTGAAGGGCTCGTCAAAGTCCACCAGCCCTGCATCGTGGAGGACCTTGGTGAAGAAGCGGGAATAGAGCAGATGCAGGATAGCATGCTCAATGCCGCCGATATACTGGTCAACAGGTGCCCAGTAGTTCACCTTGTCCTTGGCAAAGGGTGCCTTGTCATTGTGGGGGTCCGTATAGCGCAGGAAGTACCAGGAAGAGCAGATGAAGGTGTCCATGGTATCCGTCTCGCGCTTGGCATCAGCGCCGCACTTGGGGCACTTGCAGTTCACGAACTCTTCGCACTGGGCCAGAGGAGAAACAGCGCCCTGCTCGAAGGAGACATTCTCTGGCAGCTTCACCGGCAGGTCTTCCTCCGGCACCAGCACCTCGCCGCAGTGAGGGCAGTGGATGACAGGGATGGGAGCGCCCCAATAGCGCTGGCGGGAAATCAGCCAGTCACGCAGGCGGTAGTTCACCTTGCGCTTGCCGAACCCCTCTTTCTCTGCCTTGTCCATGATGGCACTCATGGCAGCGTGCATTTCCATGCCGTCAAACTCGCCGGAGTTCACCAGCTCGCCGTTCTTCTCGTCGTAAGCATGGTCCATCTCCTCCAGTTTCAGGGTCACACCCTTGGGCTGGCAGGTGATGATGATGGGCAGGTCGTACTTCTTGGCAAACATCCAGTCGCGCTGGTCACCTGCAGGCACGCCCATGACGGCGCCGGTGCCGTAGTCAGCCAGCACATAGTTGGTGACCCAGAGCTCCACCTTGTTGCCGTTGAAGGGGTTCACTGCATAGACGCCGGTGAAGACGCCTTCCTTCTCGGACTCGCTGGAAGTGCGCTCCAGCTCGGACTGGTTGCGGGCCTTCTCGCAGAAAGCCTTGATTTCCTCAGCCTTGGGGTTGTCCTTGAGGATTTTCTCGATAATGGGATGCTCCGCAGCCAGAGCCACGAAGGTGATGCCGTAGGCCGTATCGGGACGGGTAGTGTAGACGGACAGCTTCTCATTCAGCTGGGGCACATCAATATCGAACTCCAGACCCTCGCTGCGGCCAATCCAGTTGTTCTGCATGGTCTTGACCCGCTCCGGCCAGCCGGGCAGCTTGTCCAGGTCCTTCAGCAGCCTGTCAGCATAGTCCGTAATCTTCAGGAACCACTGGGACAGGTCTTTCTTATGCACCTCGTTGTCACAGCGCCAGCACTTGCCGTCAATGACCTGCTCATTGGCCAGCACCGTGCCGCAGGTGTCGCACCAGTTGACGGAAGCCTCTTTCTTGTAAGCCAGTCCCCGCTTGTAAAGGAGTTCAAAGAACCACTGGGTCCACTTGTAGTAATCCGGGCTGCAGGTGATGGCCTTGCGGTCCCAGTCGTAGGACAGGCCCATTTCCTTCTGCTGGCGGATCATGTTGTCGATATTGCTGTAAGTCCAATCCCCTGGCCTTACACCGTGCTTGATAGCCGCATTCTCTGCGGGCATGCCGAAGGAGTCAAAGCCCATGGGATGGAGCACATTGAAGCCCTCCATGGTCTTGTAGCGGGCCATGACATCACCGATGGAATAGTTGCGCACGTGCCCCATGTGCAGATTACCGGAAGGATAGGGGAACATCTCCAGGGCGTAGTATTTGGGACGCTCTGCATCCATCTCCGTCTTGTAGGCCTGCTCCTCTTCCCACTTCTTCTGCCACTTTTTCTCAATCTCCGAGGGTGAATATTTCTCCAATGCAATCTCCTCCAACATACACGACACCCCCACAGCACAAGCAGCGGGGATGATTGAAATTTGCAGTTTACAGCTGACAATAATTATAGAACACTATCGGCCATAGCGTCAACCATCAACTAAGCCTGTCCACGGCGCAAAAACAACTGTCAGAAGTCACAATTTTTCTTCCAGACAGCGCTGTTCGTGCCACTTCTTCAAGGCCTCCTCGTAGCTCTCGCACTCCAAAGTGAAGCCCTTGCCGGACACCTCAGAGGTGTTGGACACGATCATGAAAGCCTCGCTGTCATAGTGGTCCACAATGGTCTTCACCCGGCTCACCTGGGTGAGGCGCACCACCACGAAGAGGATTTCCTTCTGCTCCCGGGCAAAGCCTCCCTTGCCCTCGATGATGGTGACACCCCTGTGGACATTGGCCAGGATGTCATTGCAGATTTCCTGAGCCCGGGGAGAAACAATCATGATGCTCTTCTCCCGGTTCAAGCCTGCCGCCACCCGGTTGGTGAGCTCCGCCGTCACATAGATGGACACCAAAGTGTAGAGGGCTTCCTCCAGGCTGAAGATGAAGGAGGACCCCAGCACGATGACGAAGTTCAGCACGAATATCACCGTGCCCACGTCAATGGACCAGAACTTCTTCACCACAGCCCCCACCACATCCAGGCCGCCGGTATTGGCGTTGGAGCGGAAAATCAGGCCGAAGCCAATGCCCGCCAGCACGCCGCCGAAGATGGCGTTCAGCATGGTGTCCCCGGTGATATGCACCGCAGACTGCAGAAAGGCCGTGGCATCCCAGATCACCGACAGAAGCACCGTGCCCAGAATGGTGTCCACGGCATAGAGCCTGCCAAAGACCCGGTAAGCCAGGTAGATGATAGGCAGGTTGTAGACAATGTTCTGCATACCAACAGGAATACCCGTCAGATAGTAAATAATCAGGGCCACACCCGACAGGCCCCCTGTCAGCAGATGGGCCTGTATCAAAAACAGATTGAAGCCCATGCAGACAATGAAGCAGCCCAGGAAAATCTGGAAATAACGCATGCACTGCTTCTTAACTTCCGCTTTAGCCATAAATCTCTTTCACTCTTTCTTGCGGCTTCCTTGCCTGATAAAACTTAAATTACAGCAAACACATCACGGGAAAGGGTATCAGTCACCACTTCAACCTCTCCCTTAAGCCCGGAGAGTTCTTCCCTCAGCCGCTCCGCCAATACTGCCGCCACGGGAAACTCCGTGCCGAAGTGGCCGCCGTCTATGACATGGATGCCCATTTCCACTGCCTGCTGGGCTTCATGATACTTCACATCGCCGGTGACATAAGCATCCGCCCCCAGGAAGGAAGCTTTGGCAATAAACTCAGCACCAGCCCCGCTGCAAAGGGCCACCTTCTTGACCGCCTTGTCCCCTGCCCTGACCAGCCGCACATACTCCACAGGCAGGTTTTCCTTCACCTGACGGGCAAAATCTTCTATCGCAATGGACTCAGGCAGATAGCCAATGCGTCCCAGGGTAGGCTCTGCCCCTTCCTCGGCCTTGGCGGCAAAGGGCTGGATATCCGTAAGGCCAATGGCCTTTGCCAACACATCGTTCACGCCGCCCTCGGCAGTATCGAGATTGGTATGGGCAGCAGCCACGGCAATGCCATGCACCATCAGCTTCTGCAGTCTTGCACCTAAGGGCAGGTCCGTGCGCAGCTTCTTGATGCCCTTGAAAATCATAGGGTGGTGGGCCACTATCA
This genomic interval from Selenomonas sp. AB3002 contains the following:
- a CDS encoding Nif3-like dinuclear metal center hexameric protein, giving the protein MSKAVKCQQVMEALERIAPKRLAEEWDNPGLLLGSPAQEVHKILTCLDVTDEVVAEAASLGADMIVAHHPMIFKGIKKLRTDLPLGARLQKLMVHGIAVAAAHTNLDTAEGGVNDVLAKAIGLTDIQPFAAKAEEGAEPTLGRIGYLPESIAIEDFARQVKENLPVEYVRLVRAGDKAVKKVALCSGAGAEFIAKASFLGADAYVTGDVKYHEAQQAVEMGIHVIDGGHFGTEFPVAAVLAERLREELSGLKGEVEVVTDTLSRDVFAVI
- a CDS encoding YitT family protein, producing MAKAEVKKQCMRYFQIFLGCFIVCMGFNLFLIQAHLLTGGLSGVALIIYYLTGIPVGMQNIVYNLPIIYLAYRVFGRLYAVDTILGTVLLSVIWDATAFLQSAVHITGDTMLNAIFGGVLAGIGFGLIFRSNANTGGLDVVGAVVKKFWSIDVGTVIFVLNFVIVLGSSFIFSLEEALYTLVSIYVTAELTNRVAAGLNREKSIMIVSPRAQEICNDILANVHRGVTIIEGKGGFAREQKEILFVVVRLTQVSRVKTIVDHYDSEAFMIVSNTSEVSGKGFTLECESYEEALKKWHEQRCLEEKL
- the leuS gene encoding leucine--tRNA ligase; protein product: MEKYSPSEIEKKWQKKWEEEQAYKTEMDAERPKYYALEMFPYPSGNLHMGHVRNYSIGDVMARYKTMEGFNVLHPMGFDSFGMPAENAAIKHGVRPGDWTYSNIDNMIRQQKEMGLSYDWDRKAITCSPDYYKWTQWFFELLYKRGLAYKKEASVNWCDTCGTVLANEQVIDGKCWRCDNEVHKKDLSQWFLKITDYADRLLKDLDKLPGWPERVKTMQNNWIGRSEGLEFDIDVPQLNEKLSVYTTRPDTAYGITFVALAAEHPIIEKILKDNPKAEEIKAFCEKARNQSELERTSSESEKEGVFTGVYAVNPFNGNKVELWVTNYVLADYGTGAVMGVPAGDQRDWMFAKKYDLPIIITCQPKGVTLKLEEMDHAYDEKNGELVNSGEFDGMEMHAAMSAIMDKAEKEGFGKRKVNYRLRDWLISRQRYWGAPIPVIHCPHCGEVLVPEEDLPVKLPENVSFEQGAVSPLAQCEEFVNCKCPKCGADAKRETDTMDTFICSSWYFLRYTDPHNDKAPFAKDKVNYWAPVDQYIGGIEHAILHLLYSRFFTKVLHDAGLVDFDEPFNNLLTQGMVIKDGSKMSKSKGNVVSPEEIIEKYGADTARLFILFAAPVDRDLEWSDQGVEGSFRFLARVWRILSHFEETIKGAAEGYDAASLTKEEKELRRILHTTIKKVTEDVRDRFMFNTAISSIMELVNAFYAFDGKDVNAGLVKELASALVRMLAPFAPHITEELWHNLGGEGSVHAQKWPSYEERALVQDEVEIVLQINGKVRDKVMIPAGIDRAEMEKVAMELPRAKELTEGKTIVKVICVPKKLVNIVVKG